A window of the Fulvia fulva chromosome 3, complete sequence genome harbors these coding sequences:
- a CDS encoding IQ domain-containing protein IQM4, with amino-acid sequence MEDDSAKKHDPLALPSPDVLREIEREQAERRKEILERRRKQDSQLDDEAKAARVIQRSYRGHRERRALKGYGLDPSTRWLEALKEAEYNLTTRPKPRDEQFTESQTTTQRVRSRWAHVGAVARRAGDDDTSESEVDTESQAEAQKVKRQQKAEREKYAKTMGLEYFLEMVDQKHRYGSNLRRYHQEWKKSTTKENFFYWLDYAEGKELDLEDRPRERLDKEQVRYLSRDERKKYMVIIDKQGGRFCWDKNGKPITTSPDFKDSIEGIVHASDDTPTWREVTTGEKPEPSQYASGSDTSSTNTSISTGSHEDSSKYANEEFHDAKGLNKLNHISVDALMNHLLRKTTKKNTWIFVADTSFRLYVGIKQSGAFQHSSFLKGARVSAAGLIKIKRGQIRKLSPLSGHYAPPVKNFREFLKCLKEAGADLSHLNVSRSYAVILGLEGYIKVKKRTKSVRQHAKDMVNPEEKRKREEEERDKSQSAAREREILAREQEAARSRSYSYRFKKRVSGRLGSIGGKAEQGPGPSLLEQKSSTTLYEPGTQTVEGADGGGGVMPPTPPSIDAPSK; translated from the exons ATGGAGGATGATAGTGCCAAGAAGCACGATCCGTTAGCATTGCCGTCACCAGACGTTCTGCGCGAGATTGAGAGGGAACAGGCCGAACGTAGGAAAGAAATACTGGAACGGAGGAGGAAGCAAGACAGCCAGCTTGACGATGAAGCAAAGGCAGCACGTGTGATTCAGCGCAGCTATCGCGGACATCGAGAGCGGAGGGCACTCAAGGGATATGGCCTAGATCCAAGCACGAGGTGGCTCGAG GCACTCAAGGAAG CCGAGTACAATCTTACCACCCGACCGAAGCCGCGAGACGAACAATTCACTGAAAGCCAGACGACCACGCAGCGAGTGAGGAGTAGGTGGGCGCATGTTGGCGCTGTCGCGAGAAGAGCTGGGGATGATGATACCAGTGAGAGTGAGGTCGATACTGAGAGCCAGGCGGAAGCGCAGAAGGTGAAGAGGCAGCAGAAGGCTGAGAGGGAGAAGTATGCGAAGACGATGGGGCTTGAATACTTCCTGGAAATGGTCGATCAGAAGCACAGATACGGCAGTAACCTGAGAAGATACCACCAGGAATGGAAGAAAAGTACTACCAAGGAAAACTTCTTCTACTGGCTGGATTATGCGGAGGGTAAAGAGCTGGACCTTGAAGACAGGCCGCGGGAACGACTGGATAAGGAGCAGGTCAGGTATTTGTCCCGAGATGAGAGGAAGAAGTATATGGTCATCATCGACAAGCAGGGGGGTCGCTTCTGTTGGGACAAAAACGGCAAGCCAATAACGACCTCGCCGGACTTCAAGGACAGTATCGAGGGAATCGTCCATGCCAGCGATGATACACCAACATGGCGAGAGGTGACCACGGGCGAGAAACCAGAGCCGTCGCAGTACGCCTCAGGTTCTGATACATCCTCCACCAATACTTCCATCAGCACTGGCAGCCACGAAGACTCCTCCAAGTACGCCAACGAAGAATTCCATGATGCCAAAGGTCTTAACAAGCTCAACCATATCAGCGTCGATGCGCTCATGAACCACCTCCTCCGAAAGACGACGAAAAAGAACACTTGGATCTTCGTCGCGGACACCTCATTTCGCCTTTACGTGGGAATAAAACAATCCGGTGCCTTCCAACACTCCTCTTTCCTCAAAGGCGCACGTGTCAGTGCCGCAGGCTTGATAAAAATAAAACGCGGCCAAATCCGCAAACTCTCCCCCTTGAGCGGACACTACGCCCCACCCGTAAAGAACTTCCGCGAGTTCCTGAAATGCCTCAAAGAAGCCGGCGCAGATCTGAGTCACCTCAATGTGTCGCGGAGCTATGCCGTCATCCTGGGATTGGAGGGGTATATCAAGGTGAAGAAACGGACAAAGAGCGTGAGGCAGCATGCGAAAGACATGGTGAATCCCGAGGAGAAGAGGAAGagggaggaggaggagagggaTAAGAGTCAGAGCGCCGCGAGGGAGAGGGAGATTCTTGCGAGGGAGCAGGAGGCTGCTAGGAGCAGGTCTTACAGCTATAGGTTTAAGAAGAGGGTTAGTGGGCGGCTTGGGTCTATTGGTGGGAAGGCGGAGCAAGGGCCTGGTCCTTCGTTGCTGGAGCAGAAGTCGTCGACTACGCTTTATGAGCCAGGGACACAGACGGTGGAGGGGGCAgatggtggtggtggtgttATGCCGCCGACGCCGCCGAGTATTGATGCTCCTTCGAAGTGA